The Blautia obeum ATCC 29174 region TTCATGGCATCAGTACTGCTGTAACCAAGTGCGATCAGTGCTTCTGCTGCTTCCTGACGTCCGTCGTGGATCAAGAATCCAGAAACAGAGGCAGCCTCCTGTTCATGGGCAAGTTTCTTCTCAAATGCATCTTCAAGTTTCAGTTTGTCTTTTAATTCGAGAATAAGTTTCTGTGCAGTTTTTTTACCGATTCCTGGTGCTTTGGAAATGGTTTTGATATCGTCAGAAAGAACGGCAAAACGCAATTCATCTGCAGTCAGTCCTGCAAGAACTCCAAGCGCGGCCTTAGGCCCGATTCCGTTTACATTTAGAAGAAGGCGAAACATTTCCAGATCATCTTTGGAAAGAAAACCATATAACTGCATGGCATCTTCTCGTACCTGAAAATAAGTATGGATTTTGACTTCTCCATCTATGCGGGATACCTGCTCAATTGAACTGCCTGTCATAAAAATCTCATAACCGATGCCGTTATTTTCCAGGATGACGGCGTTTTCTGTAGTATCAGCCACAAGACCTCGAATAAATGAAATCATATATAATCTCCTGCTGTTATTTGCTGCAGCGAAAATAGTTGCAACAGATTTCTGTAATCAAAACTTACTTTCACAATGATAACATATCAATCTGCAAAAAGCAAACATCTATTCGAGTGTGAAATAAAAATCCCGGCTGGAAAATTTCTCAGCCGGGATAAAATTAAACATATGGAAAGAATGAGTATTTCTTTTAAAGAATAACGTGTCGCGGACATGCTTCTTTGCATGCACCACAGTTTGTACATTTTTCGTAATCAATGTGAGCGCAGAAATCTGTAACAGTGATTGCACCGTTCGGACATGTTTTTTCACATTTCTTACATCCGATACATCCGAGTTCACATGCAGTTGTAACGGCTTTTCCCTTTGCATGAGAGCTACAGCCAACAAATGTTTTTTGATCATATGGTGCAAGTTCAATCAGATGATGCGGACATTTTGCAATACATTTACCGCAGGCCTTACAGGCTTCACGGTCAACAACTGCTACTCCGTTTACAATATGAATTGCATCAAACGGACAAGCTTTTACACAGCTTCCAAATCCCATACATCCATAATTGCATGCTTTGGATCCGCCGCCTGGAATGAATGCCATCATTTCACAGTCTTCTACACCAGTATAGTTATAATTGTCTTTTGTTTTTTCGCAGGTTCCTGTACATTTTACAAAGGCAGCCATACGAGCAGATTCAACTACTTCCTGTCCCATGATTCCGGCAATTACTTTGCCTACTGCTTCTCCGCCTACCGGACAGGCATTGACCGGTGCTTCGCCTTTTGCGATTGCAGCAGCAAGACCATCACATCCAGGATAACCGCAACCACCACAGTTGTTTCCAGGAAGTGCTTCGCGGACTGCAACTTCACGTTCATCTGTTTCGACAGCAAATTTTTTGCCGGCAATACTCAGGAAAATACCAATAAAGAGACCGACAGCTGCAACAACTACGGTTGCTGTAATAATTGCTCCAATATTCATAATGTCGCCTCCTTAAATTAATCCTGAAAATCCGAAGAATGCAATTGCCATCAGACCTGCTGTAAGAAGTACAGTAGGGAATCCTTTGAAAGCATCCGGAATATCATTGTACTGAATTTTTTCACGGATACCAGCCATCAGTGTAATAGAAATCGTGAAACCTACTGCTGTGGCAAATCCGTTGATCGTACCCTGAAGAATATTGTATTCATCCTGCACATTTGTGAGTGCAACACCAAGAACTGCACAGTTTGTTGTGATCAGAGGAAGGTATACACCAAGTGCCTGATACAGGGAAGGAACACATTTTTTAAGAAACATTTCTACAAACTGAACCAGTGCTGCAATGATCAGGATAAATACGATTGTCTGTAAATATTCCATGCCTGAAGGAACAAGGATAAATTTGTAGATCAGTCCTGTAACAAAGGATGATAATGTAATAACGAATACAAGAGCACCGCCCATACCGACTGCTGTCTCCGTCTTTTTGGAAACACCAAAGAAAGGGCAGAGACCAAGGAACTGGCTCAGTACTACGTTATGGACAATGGCAGAGCTGACAAGGATAATTAATAATTCTTTCATGCCTGTTTGCCTCCTTTACACATAGTATTGCTGCAGGAATCACAGCCTGAGCAGCAATTGCATCCTTCACTCGGGTCTATTCTGCGTTTGGCAGCACCGATTTTGAACTTATTCTGAAGTGCTGCAAGCATTGCAAGGACAAAGAATGCACCAGGAGCAAGGATAAAGATTGTGATCGGTTCGTAGCCCATCTTGCCGTCAGCAGCAAGTGGAAGAATCTGCTGTCCGAAGAGCTGACCTGCGCCAAGCAGTTCACGGACTGCACCGATACAGGTGATACTTAAAGTAAAACCAAGGCCCATTCCGATACCATCAAAGAGAGACGGGATTGGTGGATTTTTGGAAGCATATGCTTCTGCACGACCAAGGATGATACAGTTTACTACGATCAGAGGAATGTAAATACCAAGTGCGGAATACAGGCTTGGTATAAATCCTTGTAAAAGCATCTGTACGATGGTAACGAAGGATGCTACGACTACGATAAATGCAGGCATACGTACGCCGTCCGGGATGAATTTTCTCAGAAGAGAAATCATCAGGTTGGACATTGCAAGGACAACTGTAGTTGTCAGCCCCATTCCAATACCATTAATAGCAGATGTTGTAACAGCCAGTGTAGGACACATACCCAGCACCAGCACGAAAGTCGGATTTTCTTTAATAATACCGTTTACAAGACGTTCAGCAGGTGTGTTTGCTTTCATGACTCTGCCCCTCCTTCCACATACCGAAATGCACAAAGTCCGGCATTGACACCGTTTGTCATGGCATTTGTTGTAATGGTTGCACCGCTGATGGCATCAATTTGGTCATCAGATGTGGAACCTGTTTTTGTGTATGTAAATTTTTCTACGTTTTTGTTTTTAAACTGATCTTTGAAGCTGTCAGTAGTTGCTTTCATACCAAGGCCGGCAGTTTCACTGATAGATAAAATGGAGATACCATTCAGGGTTCCGTCATTTTGAACACCCATTGCAAACTGGATGTCTCCACCGTAACCTTCGGAATCAGTGACTGTGAAAGTATATCCAAGCGTTTCACCGGAAGCATCTTCTGCTACCATAATTTCATCAATTGTCTGTGCTGTGAAACCATTATCATTAAGGTAAGCAACAAGATCTTCGGCCTGATTGGTGTCATCGAGTGAATACTCACTGAAACTGGAAGCATCTTCAAAAACAGCTTTATATGCTTCTTCTTTGGATTTTTCGGCCTGTGTGGCAATCGGACCAGCTGTGATATCTTGAACTACGCCAAGCGCAAGACCTGCAACCAGAGTGATCACTGTGATGGAAATGGTGTTTTTTAAGATTGTATTCATGCTTTTTTACCTCCTTTTCCAAAGGCAACCGGTTTGGTTACTTTTTCAATGATCGGAACCAGAAGGTTGCAGAAAATGATTGCGTAGGAAACACCTTCTGCTGATCCACCGAAGAGACGGAAAATTGCAGTCAGAATACCGAGACAACATCCATAAATAAGCTGCCCTTTAGGAGTGATTGGTGTGGTAACGTAATCTGTTGCCATAAACCATGCACCCAGCATCAGACCACCGCCAAACAGATGACTGAGCAGATAATTGCCATCAAATCCCATTCCTGAACCAAGCATATAAAAAATTACAAATACTGTAAAGCTTCCGATATATGTAAGTGGTACTTTAAGGTCAATAACCTTGAATGCAAGAAGAATTACTGCACCAATCAGGATTGCAAGTGCGGAAGTTTCACCAATGGTTCCCTGAATATTACCGATAAAGAGATCTTTTACCGGAATTGAAGATGCTGCTACAAATCCCTGTTTTTTCAATGCTGCCAGAGGGGTTGCGCCTGTTACGGTATCCAGAACTCCACGATAGCTGTCAGATACGGAAAAATCTGTCATTTTCGCAGCAAAAGAAATCATAAGGAAACATCTTCCGGCAAGTGCCGGGTTCATAAAGTTCTGACCGAGTCCGCCAAAAAGTTGTTTTACGACAATGATAGCGAATGCACTGCCCAGAACTGGCATCCACAGTGGAATCTGCGGAGGCATATTCAGCGCGAGCAAAAGGCCTGTTACCACTGCACTGAAATCAGTAATTGTATTTTTTTTGTGCATGAGTCTGTCATACAGCCATTCAAAAAACACACTGGAAATCACTGTTACGAGCACTACAAGGAGTGCATGAAAGCCGAAATTCCAGATACCGAATAAGGTAGCAGGAAGCAACGCGATCACAACGAGCTGCATGATCCGGCTGGTTGTCATTTTGTCCCTGACATGGGGATTAGATGATACATTATACATTTCTTCCATTTCTTTTCCTCCCCTTATTTCTTCCTGCGGCTGGCAAGAACCATTTTACGCATGGACTTGATACTCTGTGTAAGCGGTCTCTTTGCAGGACAGATATAACTGCAGCATCCGCATTCGCAGCATTCCATACCGTCTAATGCTTCAAAGCCTGCCATATCACCACGTTCTGCCAGTTTGGCAAGACGTGCAGGAAGAACGTGGCCTGGACAGACGCTCACACAGCGTCCGCAGTTGATGCAGGCGGTCTGTATTTCCTGGGCTTCAGATACGGCATCATGTTCAAGGAACAGGAATGCAGAAGTTGTTTTTGTGCACGGTACGTGAAGATCATATAATGCAAATCCCATCATAGGACCACCGGAAATTGCTTTTGCAATCTTGCCTTTCAGTCCACCAGCGGCATCTACCAGTTCAGACATGTCAGTACCTGCAAGAACAAGAAGGTTCTTTGGTTCTTTGATGCCATCACCGGTAACGGTAACTACACGACTGTTGACCGGTCTGCCGAGAATAACTGCTTTGTATACGGAAATTACAGTCTCTACATTGTCAACGACACATCCTACATCAGCAGGAAGCATTGAAGAATTGATCTCACGTCCGGTTGCAGCATAGATCAGAGTACGCTCACCACCCTGTGGATATTTGGTCATCATTTCTTTTACTTCGATACGATCGATATCTTTGACCAGTTCTTTCATTTTGGCGATACAGTCTGGTTTGTTGTCCTCGATACAGATGTATCCTTTTGCAGAATCAAAAAGAGTCAGAATGACCTGAAGACCTTTTACAACTTTTTCCGGTTCTTCGATCATACGGCGATAGTCGCTTGTGATATAAGGTTCGCATTCAGCACCGTTTACAAGAATATATTCAATCTTGGAAGGATCCTTTGGCGCAAGTTTTACATGGGTTGGAAATCCTGCTCCACCCATACCTACTACCCCGCCCTCTTTGATACGGTTCAGGATTTCTTCTTTTGTAAGGTCTTCCAGGCGGGCTTCCTGAAATTCGGTTTCCTGGTACTGCTGGTCATTTTCGATAACAATACAGTCAACCATAGAACCGGTAGCGTTCAGCCTTTTTTCGATACCCTTAACGGTACCGGAAACAGATGCATGAAGCGGTACAGAAACAAATCCGCCTGCATCGGCAATCTTCTGTCCTGCAAGAACTGTGTCACCTTTTTTTACGCAGGGAACAGATGGTGCTCCGATGTGCTGAGAGAGTGGATAAACCAGATCTCCTTTTGGGAGATACTTCTCAATCGGATGGTCTTTGGATAGTTCCTTACCTTCGTAAGGATGGATTCCGCCCCTAAAGGTCAGTTTTCCCATATATTATTCCTCCTTATTTTATAAGCATCAGTGCTGCTTATATTCTTTTTCTTTTTCATGATACGTACAATAAAAACAGTGTTTTTTATTTACGCATGCGACCGTCCGGTTACTGCATGCTTTGTTTATATTAACAGTAACTCTGCTTATACTATACCTCTTTTTAGCAAAAAATTCACTACCAAATTTTCAAAATATTGTGTATAATTAAATACAATCATGAAAGGGAGAAATGATGATGATTGTTAAAAAAATACCTATTTTACAAGGGTTTCCGGCACTTGAAACCGTTAAATATTTATCGAATACAAAAAATGAATTGTCAGAATATAATCCGATTTTTTACGATATTGAGACAACTGGATTATCAAGATATACTGCATTTGTGTATCTGATCGGCGCAGTCAGATTCGAAGAAAATCAATGGATGCTTTATCAGTGGATGCGGGAAGATGAAAACGAGGAGGCTCTTGTTTTACAGGAATTTGCAAGCTTTTTGACAAATGCTGATTGTACGATTCAGTATAATGGAAATCGATTTGACCAGCCTTTTCTGGAAGAACGTTATCGAAAACACAAAATGGATACTCCATTTAAAGAAATTTTATCCCTTGATCTATATCAGTTGTTAAAACCATGTCAGAGTTTGTTTAAACTGAGCAAAATGAAACAGCCGGATTTGGAAAATTTTGTCGGAATACATAACAGAAAGTACTGCGACGGTGGACAATGTATTCGATTATATAAAACTTTTATGAAGAAAAAAGATCCGGAAGCAGCAAATATCGTGATGGGACATAATGAAGAAGATTTGTTGGGACTTGGGACAATTTTTTCATTACTTGCATACAAAAAACTTTATGATGGAGAATATCATCCGAAACAATGCGTGATTTTAGAGCAGGAATTAAAGATTGTCATAGAACTTTCTGCTGCTGCTCCGGTGAATGTATCTTGTGGAAATTCAGATTTTTATCTGAGTGTAAATGGATACGAAGCAAGAATGCTGGTACACCTTAAAGAAGGTAAACTCCGTCAATATTACAGAAATTATAAAGATTATGAGTTTATTCCGGGGGAAGACACTGCAATGCCAAAGTCCATTACCAGATATATGGATAAAAGCCTTAAAATCGCGACAACTCCTCAAACTTGCTATACCTGGTTTAATTGCGATGAGGATTTTTTGAATAATGAAAAGAAACAGATGCAATATCTGACACATACACTTCCGTTTTTTCTGGATAATCTGAATAAATAGAACATGATATCTGAGAGATAGATAGGTTTAAAACATATTAGAGCAAAAAAAGACCTGACAGTTTAATGCCAGGTCTTTTAATATTCTGAAATTATTCTTCTGTAGCTTCTTCAGCTGCCGGAGCTTCCAGAGCTTTCATGCTAAGGCTGATCTTCTTGTCATCTCCGTTGAAATCAACAACTTTAGCCTGAATTTCCTGTCCGATAGAAAGTACATCAGATGGTTTAGCAACGTGCTCTTTGGAAATCTGGGATACATGAAGAAGTGCATCAATTCCAGGTGCAAGTTCAACAAAAGCACCAAAATCTGTCATACGTGCAACTTTACCAGTTACTACGTTACCTACAGCAAAATCTTCTGCTGCAGAAAGCCATGGATTCTCTTCTGGGAATTTCATGGAAAGAGCAATCTTATCTCCATTGATCTCTTTGATCAGAACTCTAACTTCATCACCTACATTGAAGACCTTTTTCGGGTTTTCAACTCTGCCCCAAGACATCTCGGAGATATGAAGAAGTCCATCCGCTCCACCAAGATCGATGAAAGCACCAAAATCTGTAACATTTTTAACGGTACCTGTTACAGTATCGCCAACATGGATTTTCTCCATAAGTTCTTTCTGTTTCTCTGCTTTTTCAGCAAGAAGAAGCTGTTTACGGTTACCAATGATACGTCTTCTTCTTGGATTGAATTCAGTGATAACAAATTCGATTTCTTTATCTGCATATTTTGAAAGATCTTTTTCGTATGTGTCGGAAACAAGGCTTGCAGGAATAAATACTCTAGCCTCTTCTACATTTACACAAAGACCACCGTCAAGTACCTGTGTTACAGGAGCTTTCAGCACTTCCTGAGATTCGAAAGCAGCCTCCAGACGTTTGTTGCCTTTTTCTGCAGCAAGTCTCTTGTAAGTCAGGATAACCTGTCCTTCACCGTCATTGACTTTCAGTACTTTTGCTTCCATGCTGTCGCCAACATGAACTGCATCTGTGAGTACAAGTGAAGCATCATTGGAATATTCACTCTTAGTGATAATACCGTCTGCTTTATAACCGATATTCAGGATGATCTCATCATCTTTTACATCAATGACTGTACCCTGTACGATCTCTCCATTTCTGATTGTTTTTACGGAATCCTCCAGCATCTGTTCAAAACTCAATTCTGACATGTTCTTGAACCTCCTCAATAATTTTCTTTGGGGTGGATGCCCCTGCTGTGATACCTACATAACTACTGTGATGGAACATTTCAGAATCCAAGTCTACAGGTGTTTGTATATAGTAAGTATTTCCACATTCCTCTTTGCATATTTCAAACAGCTTTTGAGTATTGGAACTATGTCTGCCGCCAATGACAAGCATAGTGTCTACCTCTCCGGCTATGTTTTGCGCTTCTTTCTGCCGTTCTTCAGTAGCATTACAAATAGTGTTTAAAATATCGCCCATATTTAAAACACTATTATCATACCTCTTTTTGCAGAGAATTTCAACTAATTCTTTAAATTTGTTGTAATTAAATGTCGTCTGTGATACAACGCATATATCTTTTCCATTCGGTGGTGTAAACTGTTCAGTATCTTTTCTGCCCTTCAAAACAGTGTAAGAACCCTGACACCAGCCGCAGATTCCTTTGACTTCAGGATGATCAGGATCGCCAAAAATAACAACGTG contains the following coding sequences:
- the ruvA gene encoding Holliday junction branch migration protein RuvA, whose protein sequence is MISFIRGLVADTTENAVILENNGIGYEIFMTGSSIEQVSRIDGEVKIHTYFQVREDAMQLYGFLSKDDLEMFRLLLNVNGIGPKAALGVLAGLTADELRFAVLSDDIKTISKAPGIGKKTAQKLILELKDKLKLEDAFEKKLAHEQEAASVSGFLIHDGRQEAAEALIALGYSSTDAMKAVRKVTDVSPDDVEALLKAALKQL
- a CDS encoding RnfABCDGE type electron transport complex subunit B; this translates as MNIGAIITATVVVAAVGLFIGIFLSIAGKKFAVETDEREVAVREALPGNNCGGCGYPGCDGLAAAIAKGEAPVNACPVGGEAVGKVIAGIMGQEVVESARMAAFVKCTGTCEKTKDNYNYTGVEDCEMMAFIPGGGSKACNYGCMGFGSCVKACPFDAIHIVNGVAVVDREACKACGKCIAKCPHHLIELAPYDQKTFVGCSSHAKGKAVTTACELGCIGCKKCEKTCPNGAITVTDFCAHIDYEKCTNCGACKEACPRHVIL
- the rsxA gene encoding electron transport complex subunit RsxA, whose product is MKELLIILVSSAIVHNVVLSQFLGLCPFFGVSKKTETAVGMGGALVFVITLSSFVTGLIYKFILVPSGMEYLQTIVFILIIAALVQFVEMFLKKCVPSLYQALGVYLPLITTNCAVLGVALTNVQDEYNILQGTINGFATAVGFTISITLMAGIREKIQYNDIPDAFKGFPTVLLTAGLMAIAFFGFSGLI
- the rsxE gene encoding electron transport complex subunit RsxE; amino-acid sequence: MKANTPAERLVNGIIKENPTFVLVLGMCPTLAVTTSAINGIGMGLTTTVVLAMSNLMISLLRKFIPDGVRMPAFIVVVASFVTIVQMLLQGFIPSLYSALGIYIPLIVVNCIILGRAEAYASKNPPIPSLFDGIGMGLGFTLSITCIGAVRELLGAGQLFGQQILPLAADGKMGYEPITIFILAPGAFFVLAMLAALQNKFKIGAAKRRIDPSEGCNCCSGCDSCSNTMCKGGKQA
- a CDS encoding RnfABCDGE type electron transport complex subunit G; amino-acid sequence: MNTILKNTISITVITLVAGLALGVVQDITAGPIATQAEKSKEEAYKAVFEDASSFSEYSLDDTNQAEDLVAYLNDNGFTAQTIDEIMVAEDASGETLGYTFTVTDSEGYGGDIQFAMGVQNDGTLNGISILSISETAGLGMKATTDSFKDQFKNKNVEKFTYTKTGSTSDDQIDAISGATITTNAMTNGVNAGLCAFRYVEGGAES
- a CDS encoding RnfABCDGE type electron transport complex subunit D, whose amino-acid sequence is MEEMYNVSSNPHVRDKMTTSRIMQLVVIALLPATLFGIWNFGFHALLVVLVTVISSVFFEWLYDRLMHKKNTITDFSAVVTGLLLALNMPPQIPLWMPVLGSAFAIIVVKQLFGGLGQNFMNPALAGRCFLMISFAAKMTDFSVSDSYRGVLDTVTGATPLAALKKQGFVAASSIPVKDLFIGNIQGTIGETSALAILIGAVILLAFKVIDLKVPLTYIGSFTVFVIFYMLGSGMGFDGNYLLSHLFGGGLMLGAWFMATDYVTTPITPKGQLIYGCCLGILTAIFRLFGGSAEGVSYAIIFCNLLVPIIEKVTKPVAFGKGGKKA
- the rsxC gene encoding electron transport complex subunit RsxC encodes the protein MGKLTFRGGIHPYEGKELSKDHPIEKYLPKGDLVYPLSQHIGAPSVPCVKKGDTVLAGQKIADAGGFVSVPLHASVSGTVKGIEKRLNATGSMVDCIVIENDQQYQETEFQEARLEDLTKEEILNRIKEGGVVGMGGAGFPTHVKLAPKDPSKIEYILVNGAECEPYITSDYRRMIEEPEKVVKGLQVILTLFDSAKGYICIEDNKPDCIAKMKELVKDIDRIEVKEMMTKYPQGGERTLIYAATGREINSSMLPADVGCVVDNVETVISVYKAVILGRPVNSRVVTVTGDGIKEPKNLLVLAGTDMSELVDAAGGLKGKIAKAISGGPMMGFALYDLHVPCTKTTSAFLFLEHDAVSEAQEIQTACINCGRCVSVCPGHVLPARLAKLAERGDMAGFEALDGMECCECGCCSYICPAKRPLTQSIKSMRKMVLASRRKK
- a CDS encoding ribonuclease H-like domain-containing protein, producing the protein MIVKKIPILQGFPALETVKYLSNTKNELSEYNPIFYDIETTGLSRYTAFVYLIGAVRFEENQWMLYQWMREDENEEALVLQEFASFLTNADCTIQYNGNRFDQPFLEERYRKHKMDTPFKEILSLDLYQLLKPCQSLFKLSKMKQPDLENFVGIHNRKYCDGGQCIRLYKTFMKKKDPEAANIVMGHNEEDLLGLGTIFSLLAYKKLYDGEYHPKQCVILEQELKIVIELSAAAPVNVSCGNSDFYLSVNGYEARMLVHLKEGKLRQYYRNYKDYEFIPGEDTAMPKSITRYMDKSLKIATTPQTCYTWFNCDEDFLNNEKKQMQYLTHTLPFFLDNLNK
- the rpsA gene encoding 30S ribosomal protein S1, with the protein product MSELSFEQMLEDSVKTIRNGEIVQGTVIDVKDDEIILNIGYKADGIITKSEYSNDASLVLTDAVHVGDSMEAKVLKVNDGEGQVILTYKRLAAEKGNKRLEAAFESQEVLKAPVTQVLDGGLCVNVEEARVFIPASLVSDTYEKDLSKYADKEIEFVITEFNPRRRRIIGNRKQLLLAEKAEKQKELMEKIHVGDTVTGTVKNVTDFGAFIDLGGADGLLHISEMSWGRVENPKKVFNVGDEVRVLIKEINGDKIALSMKFPEENPWLSAAEDFAVGNVVTGKVARMTDFGAFVELAPGIDALLHVSQISKEHVAKPSDVLSIGQEIQAKVVDFNGDDKKISLSMKALEAPAAEEATEE
- the ispH gene encoding 4-hydroxy-3-methylbut-2-enyl diphosphate reductase, which codes for MKVKVAETAGFCFGVKRAVDKVYQLIEEGTHPIYTLGPIIHNEEVVTDLAAKGVQVIEEKDLASLTEGTVVIRSHGVGKAIYQELKENHLNYVDVTCPFVLKIHRIVEKQSHAGKHVVIFGDPDHPEVKGICGWCQGSYTVLKGRKDTEQFTPPNGKDICVVSQTTFNYNKFKELVEILCKKRYDNSVLNMGDILNTICNATEERQKEAQNIAGEVDTMLVIGGRHSSNTQKLFEICKEECGNTYYIQTPVDLDSEMFHHSSYVGITAGASTPKKIIEEVQEHVRIEF